The Syntrophorhabdales bacterium genome includes a window with the following:
- a CDS encoding TRAP transporter substrate-binding protein, with product MGRQVHGFIAIAVFVLAVFCSVSHLPAAGAESGPAVLRFAGWHPIEHHCTRGQELYAKLVMEKTKKVTIEVYPSSQLFSDKDMVRAVQTGAVEIGVIPTGLVTGQIPLLLVFDIPFLFRGREHYHRWLDDPEVSQAINVEFEKRGYHILYWMDFGSFGIASTKPLKTIEDFKGKRIRAPGEMMVEGVRALGAAPTMIGSGEVYMALQRNTIDAAISGWTSLLERKYYEVSKHLIDANYGMGFFPITINKKTWESLPKDVQSIMTQAAVEAQSWGRKECQKSDLQDLEQLKKKGMQYYLVPEKERERWVAATKPCVELFLKRVGDQDKGKKLLEKAQQMK from the coding sequence ATGGGAAGGCAAGTGCATGGCTTTATCGCAATTGCAGTGTTTGTTCTCGCAGTTTTCTGTTCTGTAAGCCACCTGCCGGCCGCAGGCGCTGAGAGCGGACCAGCAGTACTCCGCTTTGCTGGTTGGCATCCAATCGAGCATCATTGCACCAGAGGTCAAGAGCTTTACGCGAAGCTCGTTATGGAAAAAACGAAGAAGGTAACAATTGAGGTGTATCCATCAAGCCAGCTGTTCAGCGACAAGGACATGGTGAGGGCCGTCCAGACCGGGGCGGTCGAAATAGGCGTCATCCCGACGGGGCTTGTGACAGGCCAGATACCTCTCCTGCTGGTTTTCGATATACCCTTTCTTTTTCGAGGCCGTGAACACTATCACCGGTGGCTTGATGACCCGGAAGTGAGCCAGGCTATCAACGTGGAGTTTGAGAAAAGAGGGTACCATATTCTCTATTGGATGGATTTTGGCTCTTTTGGCATCGCTTCAACAAAGCCGCTGAAGACAATCGAGGATTTTAAGGGCAAGAGAATCAGGGCGCCGGGCGAGATGATGGTGGAAGGCGTACGGGCGCTGGGGGCAGCGCCAACGATGATTGGGAGCGGTGAGGTCTACATGGCTCTGCAGCGAAATACCATAGACGCCGCCATTTCAGGCTGGACATCTCTGCTCGAAAGGAAGTACTACGAGGTCAGTAAACACCTCATTGATGCGAACTATGGCATGGGGTTCTTCCCCATTACTATAAACAAGAAGACGTGGGAGAGCTTGCCGAAGGATGTGCAGAGCATCATGACTCAGGCCGCCGTCGAAGCTCAAAGCTGGGGACGGAAGGAGTGCCAGAAATCGGACCTCCAGGACCTCGAGCAGCTCAAGAAGAAGGGTATGCAGTACTACCTGGTTCCCGAAAAAGAACGAGAACGGTGGGTCGCGGCAACAAAACCCTGCGTGGAACTTTTCCTGAAGCGTGTCGGCGATCAGGATAAAGGAAAGAAGTTACTGGAAAAGGCGCAGCAGATGAAATGA